One genomic window of Providencia hangzhouensis includes the following:
- the narX gene encoding nitrate/nitrite two-component system sensor histidine kinase NarX encodes MPTLYRRFSIINQVIGLMLLIAILGIIGMTISNRMILSVQGNAHAINKSGSLRMQSYRLLSLVPLNTQNQRYLDALESDLISPELTQVVKIENLTPQFDELYNYWLHILKPSLMEANAPNDARYEVISFVSKLDELVHNIDEKTERKIAYVAMTQLIFISLVFLLLMGTIWHLRRKIYYPWVKLLSMVNAIGRKDFSQRYPKNNRQDELNALGETLNQMSDELALSYHQLEERVAEKTADLITKNKVLSYLYQSNQILHSSDPLYLRLQKVLIELENITILKNLSLRLYEESNEAYFHEICCHSTGLSEANTKQLKQQVTTEKPLSLQWDLSDNMHRYGIIIGEIEDNQILSDEQNNLVSVLAKQISGMLAMEHQIEQQQQLLIMDERSAIARELHDSIAQSLSCLKMQISYLQLQPDPLPEKPQQLLTEMRSEINTAYSQLRELLTTFRLKLTEPGLLPSLESTINEFSERMGYKIDLNYDLPAKSISPHQSIHIIQIVREALTNILKHANAKWAEVSLNQYDGIVTITITDDGTGITSNTDKLNHYGLIIMRERALSLNGNCCITPRPQGGTEVKVTFPLSDA; translated from the coding sequence ATGCCCACACTGTATCGTCGATTTTCAATTATTAACCAAGTGATCGGCCTTATGCTACTTATTGCGATCTTAGGAATTATTGGGATGACGATTTCCAATCGAATGATTTTAAGTGTGCAGGGTAACGCTCATGCAATAAATAAATCTGGTTCACTACGAATGCAGAGCTACAGATTGCTTTCTCTAGTCCCTTTAAATACCCAGAATCAGCGTTATCTCGATGCATTAGAATCTGACCTCATCAGCCCAGAGCTGACTCAAGTTGTAAAGATCGAAAATTTAACGCCTCAATTTGATGAACTCTACAATTATTGGTTACATATCTTAAAACCCTCATTAATGGAAGCAAATGCACCTAACGATGCAAGATACGAAGTTATATCATTTGTAAGTAAACTAGATGAATTAGTTCATAACATCGATGAGAAAACGGAAAGAAAGATTGCTTATGTTGCCATGACACAACTGATTTTTATCAGTTTAGTATTCTTATTACTGATGGGAACTATCTGGCACCTGAGAAGAAAAATTTATTACCCATGGGTTAAATTATTATCAATGGTCAATGCAATTGGACGAAAAGATTTTAGCCAACGCTACCCTAAAAATAATAGGCAAGATGAATTAAATGCGCTAGGAGAAACTCTGAACCAGATGTCAGATGAATTAGCGCTAAGTTATCATCAGCTTGAAGAAAGAGTCGCAGAAAAAACTGCAGACTTAATCACAAAAAATAAGGTGTTATCTTATTTATATCAATCAAACCAAATCCTTCATTCCTCGGATCCCCTCTACTTGCGATTACAAAAAGTTCTTATTGAACTAGAAAACATTACCATACTCAAAAATCTGAGTTTACGGTTGTATGAAGAAAGCAATGAAGCATATTTTCATGAAATATGCTGCCATTCAACCGGATTATCTGAAGCAAATACAAAGCAACTAAAACAACAAGTCACAACCGAGAAACCTCTTAGCTTGCAATGGGATTTATCAGACAATATGCATCGTTATGGCATTATTATTGGTGAGATTGAAGATAATCAAATACTTTCAGATGAACAAAACAATCTCGTTTCTGTTTTAGCAAAACAAATTTCTGGCATGTTAGCAATGGAACACCAAATAGAACAACAGCAACAGTTGCTTATCATGGATGAACGTTCTGCTATTGCCAGAGAACTTCATGACTCTATCGCCCAGTCTCTATCTTGCTTGAAGATGCAAATTAGTTACCTGCAATTACAACCTGATCCATTACCAGAAAAGCCACAACAGTTGTTAACGGAAATGCGTAGCGAGATTAATACCGCATATAGTCAATTGAGAGAGCTATTAACCACATTTAGGCTTAAACTAACGGAACCAGGTCTGCTTCCCTCATTAGAAAGTACCATTAATGAATTTAGCGAACGTATGGGGTATAAAATAGACTTAAATTACGACCTACCCGCAAAAAGTATTTCACCGCATCAATCTATTCATATTATACAAATAGTCCGAGAAGCATTAACCAATATTTTAAAACATGCTAATGCAAAATGGGCTGAGGTTTCATTAAACCAGTATGATGGTATTGTGACTATTACAATTACTGACGATGGTACAGGGATCACGTCAAATACTGATAAACTTAATCATTATGGGCTTATTATTATGAGAGAAAGAGCATTAAGCCTTAATGGCAACTGTTGTATTACACCTAGGCCTCAAGGTGGAACAGAGGTAAAAGTTACCTTCCCTTTATCTGACGCTTAA
- a CDS encoding DUF808 domain-containing protein: protein MAGSSLLTLLDDIAAVLDDVSVMTKMAAKKTSGVLGDDLALNAQQVTGVRADREIPVVWSVAKGSFINKLILVPLALLISAFLPWAITPLLMIGGAYLCFEGAEKITHKLLHSNVKDTVSQNQLQLSEEQLKEFESKKIKGAIRTDFVLSAEIIAITLGIVSTTTFINQVAVLSIIAIVMTIGVYGLVAGIVKLDDLGFYLQKKTSSLLKKCGNSLIYVTPYLMKTLSVVGTAAMFMVGGGILTHGISYISEWITEISFTATLTPIIGSTMQFILPTIINLFFGLVTGLILVAIISLFKKLKKA from the coding sequence GTGGCTGGAAGTAGCTTACTCACATTACTTGATGATATTGCCGCTGTACTAGACGATGTTTCCGTCATGACGAAAATGGCTGCCAAAAAAACCTCTGGGGTTTTAGGTGATGACCTCGCGCTAAACGCCCAGCAAGTCACAGGTGTTCGTGCAGATAGAGAGATTCCTGTTGTTTGGTCCGTTGCTAAAGGGTCATTTATTAATAAATTAATACTTGTTCCTTTAGCGTTATTAATCAGTGCCTTTCTTCCTTGGGCTATCACACCACTACTTATGATTGGTGGAGCCTACCTTTGTTTTGAAGGCGCAGAAAAAATAACTCATAAGCTCTTGCATTCTAACGTAAAAGATACTGTTTCCCAAAATCAATTACAGTTATCAGAAGAACAACTTAAGGAATTTGAAAGTAAAAAAATCAAAGGGGCTATACGTACTGATTTTGTTTTATCAGCCGAAATTATTGCCATCACACTAGGTATTGTTTCCACTACCACTTTTATCAACCAAGTGGCCGTACTCTCTATCATTGCTATCGTAATGACTATCGGTGTATATGGCTTAGTTGCAGGGATTGTCAAATTAGATGACTTAGGTTTTTATTTACAGAAGAAAACCTCTTCTTTATTAAAAAAATGTGGTAATTCATTAATTTATGTCACTCCTTATCTGATGAAAACATTATCTGTTGTAGGAACTGCCGCGATGTTTATGGTCGGTGGTGGTATTCTAACCCACGGTATCAGCTATATTTCAGAATGGATCACCGAAATATCTTTTACAGCAACCTTAACGCCCATCATTGGCAGTACTATGCAGTTTATCTTACCGACTATAATTAATTTATTTTTTGGGCTAGTAACAGGTCTAATCCTTGTTGCGATAATCTCACTATTCAAAAAATTAAAAAAAGCTTAA
- a CDS encoding glycosyltransferase: MSSQPVLSIVVAVYNGEKFLPQFFDSLIAQKLENWELIVVNDGSKDKSEDIIKSYADKFVHLKVLYQENQGVSVARNTGMAEATGKYITFPDIDDEISPQMYGRLLEIALSNDLDVATCNGTYVYTNGDAPKAIFPPNKVPSTGVISGPEWLEIGLSSRKFLHVTWLNLYRLDMLRQHKFFFEPKLHHQDIPWTTEVLLVAKRVQFINEQYYRYLIHNQSVSHSLSGDERSVRKIKTYLKIIDMLLNIYQRYPEQVKQAPACLWQVGKEGLGVIQALLAIKSPDVQKEMVQLFFDKGYWQIVWAHATTVKLKWRLIRRYTKLKEIIKS; this comes from the coding sequence ATGTCTTCTCAGCCAGTTTTGAGTATTGTCGTTGCTGTATATAATGGTGAAAAATTTTTACCTCAGTTTTTTGATAGCTTAATTGCGCAAAAGCTAGAAAATTGGGAGCTGATCGTTGTAAATGACGGCTCTAAAGATAAAAGTGAAGATATCATTAAGTCTTATGCAGATAAATTTGTACATTTGAAAGTGCTTTATCAAGAAAACCAAGGTGTCTCAGTTGCTCGTAATACGGGGATGGCTGAGGCTACGGGAAAATACATTACATTTCCTGATATTGATGATGAAATTAGCCCACAAATGTACGGACGTTTATTAGAAATCGCATTATCAAATGACCTCGATGTTGCAACTTGTAATGGGACTTATGTTTATACTAATGGCGATGCTCCAAAGGCAATTTTCCCACCGAATAAAGTCCCGTCAACTGGGGTGATTTCAGGCCCTGAGTGGCTTGAAATTGGCTTAAGTTCACGCAAGTTTTTGCATGTAACTTGGCTGAATTTATATCGTTTAGACATGTTGCGCCAACACAAATTTTTCTTTGAGCCCAAATTACATCACCAAGACATTCCTTGGACAACAGAAGTGTTGCTCGTGGCGAAGCGCGTGCAATTTATTAATGAACAATATTATCGATATTTAATCCATAACCAATCTGTTTCACACTCATTGAGTGGTGATGAGCGCTCAGTCCGTAAGATAAAAACCTATTTGAAGATTATTGATATGCTGTTAAATATTTACCAGCGTTATCCTGAACAAGTTAAGCAAGCCCCTGCTTGTTTATGGCAGGTAGGAAAGGAAGGCTTAGGGGTGATTCAAGCGCTATTAGCTATCAAATCACCAGATGTACAGAAGGAAATGGTACAACTATTTTTTGATAAGGGTTATTGGCAAATTGTGTGGGCGCATGCAACTACAGTAAAATTAAAATGGCGATTAATTAGACGTTACACAAAACTAAAAGAAATTATCAAATCATAA
- a CDS encoding nucleoside hydrolase: MSNNKIIIDCDPGHDDAMAIFLALGNSNIELLAVTTVVGNQTLDKVTHNARAIMEFVSANDIPIAAGCSRPLVRTIQTAPEVHGTTGLDGTHLPDPKLPIDQRHAVDLIIDTLKSHPPKTITLVPIGGLTNIALAVRKAPEIVELVKEVVLMGGGYHTGNRTAVAEFNILIDPEAAHIVFNETWPITMIGLDLTHQARPDDQIMETIAALNTPVSDFVVESLNYYTAGYRRRNGYTNHAPVHDLCAVAYVIDPSIMETIKAPIDIELQGALTTGMTVTDFRHPAKADCHTQVATKLDNPKLWDMFIASLKQLAK; encoded by the coding sequence ATGTCTAACAATAAAATTATTATCGATTGTGACCCCGGCCACGATGATGCAATGGCAATTTTCTTAGCATTAGGCAATTCAAATATAGAGTTACTTGCGGTAACTACAGTCGTCGGAAACCAAACGTTAGATAAAGTCACTCATAACGCACGCGCAATTATGGAATTCGTTAGTGCAAATGATATCCCTATCGCTGCAGGTTGCTCTAGGCCACTAGTGAGAACAATACAGACTGCGCCAGAAGTTCATGGTACAACAGGCCTTGACGGTACTCATCTCCCCGACCCCAAGCTCCCTATTGATCAGCGCCATGCTGTTGACCTAATTATTGATACACTCAAATCACATCCGCCTAAAACAATTACTCTCGTTCCTATTGGGGGGCTAACAAATATTGCTTTGGCAGTGAGAAAAGCACCTGAAATTGTAGAATTAGTAAAAGAAGTTGTTTTAATGGGAGGAGGCTACCATACAGGCAATCGAACTGCAGTCGCTGAATTCAATATCCTTATAGACCCTGAGGCTGCTCATATTGTGTTTAATGAAACTTGGCCTATCACTATGATTGGGTTAGATCTTACACATCAAGCAAGGCCAGACGACCAAATAATGGAAACAATTGCAGCGTTAAACACACCTGTAAGTGATTTTGTTGTTGAATCCCTAAATTACTACACTGCAGGTTACCGCAGACGTAATGGCTATACTAACCATGCCCCTGTCCACGACCTATGTGCTGTTGCTTATGTTATCGACCCATCCATAATGGAAACGATTAAAGCTCCGATTGATATCGAACTGCAAGGTGCTTTAACAACGGGTATGACGGTGACTGACTTTCGCCACCCCGCTAAAGCAGATTGCCACACACAAGTCGCTACAAAGTTAGATAACCCAAAGTTATGGGATATGTTTATTGCTTCTCTAAAGCAATTAGCAAAATAG
- a CDS encoding helix-turn-helix transcriptional regulator, producing the protein MENYLERLPDVIDSVATNQFYPNLLSWLSSLIAFDNAIVYSFEKGAPPRFLSKVERRNSDSINRIYQRGAYLMDPFYQEIQKGGASKVLTLKELAPKGFYHTDYYLNFYRKTGWCDEAGLLLDISTNRQLGIFFGNEDRPFFSEKYTQAPLKDAFDIIRSMVKLHKDVSPSSVSNHYQNTDMQTRFGLTPRECEVVELILAGKGSPQIAQALFISLGTVKNHRKNIYQKLSINSQVELFNLLMNRLS; encoded by the coding sequence ATGGAGAACTATCTAGAAAGATTACCTGATGTTATTGATTCTGTTGCAACTAATCAGTTTTATCCTAATTTATTATCATGGTTGTCTTCACTTATTGCATTCGATAATGCGATTGTTTACTCCTTTGAAAAAGGAGCTCCACCTCGATTTCTTTCCAAAGTAGAGCGCCGTAATAGCGACAGTATTAACAGAATCTATCAACGAGGTGCGTATTTAATGGACCCATTCTACCAAGAAATCCAAAAAGGCGGGGCTTCTAAAGTATTAACACTAAAAGAACTCGCACCTAAAGGATTTTATCATACGGACTATTATCTCAATTTTTATCGTAAAACAGGGTGGTGCGATGAGGCAGGGTTGCTGTTAGATATTTCAACTAATAGGCAGTTAGGTATTTTTTTTGGTAATGAAGATAGGCCTTTTTTCTCGGAAAAATATACGCAAGCGCCACTTAAAGATGCCTTCGATATCATTCGTAGCATGGTCAAACTTCATAAAGATGTTTCTCCTTCTTCGGTGTCGAATCACTACCAAAATACAGACATGCAAACACGATTTGGGTTAACACCGAGAGAGTGTGAAGTTGTCGAATTAATCTTAGCGGGCAAAGGTTCACCACAAATTGCACAGGCACTTTTCATTAGTTTAGGGACAGTGAAAAATCACCGTAAGAATATCTATCAAAAATTAAGTATTAATTCACAGGTTGAATTATTTAACTTATTAATGAATAGGTTAAGCTAA
- a CDS encoding NAD(P)/FAD-dependent oxidoreductase, which translates to MNNQVESLTYYAATKKYDLRFPTLKEDLDVDVVIIGGGFSGIHTALELCEKGVTNIAILEGRHLGYGGSGRNGGQVMAGIGHDIDAIKKYVGPEGLETIFKLSNMGAGIMRDRIAKYDIDADFCRGYAYLGSNKRQEKTLRSWLKDFKSVDPEEEIEFYSGSELKQIIGSDAYTCGIKHMGGGHVHSLNLLLGEAKAVSEIYGAKIFENSQVLNVEYGNTIKVRTAMGTVKAQKMLWACDSFLNGLEPTIYPKTINTYAYQLMTEELPDELIEQISPIRGAYSDIRPVIDYYRVTNENRLLFGSSTHFLEYIPSDLKAWNRNLMLKVFPYLKDVKIELAWGGPMACSANLFPQIGSLPQHKNVFYAQGYSGFGVTPSQIVCKVLAEGMVEGSHRYDLMSSIPHANIIGKDSMRNVIVSLAKIMHQTSGYWQGRR; encoded by the coding sequence ATGAATAACCAAGTAGAATCATTAACTTATTATGCTGCGACTAAGAAATATGACTTACGTTTTCCTACATTAAAGGAAGATCTTGATGTTGACGTCGTGATTATTGGTGGCGGCTTTTCTGGGATCCATACCGCACTTGAGTTGTGTGAGAAAGGGGTTACCAATATCGCTATTTTGGAAGGACGGCATCTTGGCTACGGTGGCTCAGGGCGTAATGGCGGCCAAGTGATGGCGGGTATTGGTCATGACATCGATGCAATTAAAAAATATGTCGGGCCAGAGGGTTTAGAAACAATTTTTAAACTCAGTAATATGGGCGCAGGGATCATGCGTGATCGCATCGCTAAATATGATATTGATGCAGACTTTTGCCGTGGTTATGCATACTTAGGAAGCAATAAGCGCCAAGAAAAGACCTTGCGTAGTTGGCTAAAAGATTTCAAGTCTGTCGATCCTGAGGAAGAAATTGAGTTTTACAGTGGCTCAGAACTAAAACAGATTATTGGTTCTGATGCTTATACCTGTGGTATCAAACACATGGGCGGTGGGCATGTACATTCATTGAACTTATTGTTAGGTGAAGCGAAAGCGGTTAGTGAAATATATGGCGCTAAAATATTTGAGAATAGCCAAGTATTAAATGTTGAGTATGGTAATACCATCAAGGTTAGAACTGCGATGGGAACGGTCAAAGCACAAAAAATGCTGTGGGCTTGTGATTCATTTTTAAATGGCCTTGAGCCGACGATCTACCCTAAGACCATTAATACTTATGCATATCAATTAATGACGGAAGAGCTGCCTGATGAATTGATCGAGCAAATTAGCCCAATCCGTGGAGCTTATAGTGATATTCGTCCAGTTATTGATTACTACCGAGTGACGAATGAAAATCGCCTATTATTCGGCAGTTCAACGCATTTTCTTGAATACATTCCATCTGACCTTAAAGCATGGAATCGTAACCTAATGCTAAAAGTCTTTCCCTATCTCAAAGATGTCAAAATTGAATTAGCTTGGGGTGGACCAATGGCATGTAGTGCAAATTTATTTCCACAAATTGGCTCATTACCACAACATAAAAATGTGTTTTATGCGCAGGGCTATTCAGGTTTTGGTGTTACGCCTAGCCAGATTGTGTGCAAAGTCCTGGCTGAAGGGATGGTAGAAGGTTCTCATCGTTATGACTTAATGAGTTCTATCCCGCACGCCAATATTATTGGTAAAGATAGCATGCGTAATGTGATTGTTTCACTGGCAAAAATAATGCATCAAACATCCGGTTATTGGCAAGGTCGCCGTTAA
- a CDS encoding cupin domain-containing protein encodes MISPLLLNKPLPELLNIGSVTNLGSVVVEGDPQASVAMIHGEPTDNLTCGIFACTKGKFKMVYPFDEMATVHEGSVKLTDVKTGVTVEYHKGDTWFAAKGTEVLWEIDTPRFVKHYLACVNA; translated from the coding sequence ATGATTAGTCCATTACTGTTAAACAAACCACTGCCAGAACTATTAAATATTGGTAGCGTGACAAATTTAGGTTCTGTGGTTGTTGAAGGCGACCCTCAAGCGAGTGTTGCGATGATCCACGGTGAACCAACGGATAATCTAACCTGTGGTATTTTTGCTTGCACTAAAGGTAAGTTCAAGATGGTGTATCCATTTGATGAAATGGCGACAGTCCATGAAGGTTCGGTGAAGTTAACGGATGTGAAAACTGGTGTGACGGTTGAATACCATAAAGGCGATACATGGTTTGCTGCGAAAGGTACTGAAGTTTTATGGGAAATTGATACACCACGCTTCGTAAAACATTACCTAGCTTGTGTAAATGCCTAA
- a CDS encoding aldehyde dehydrogenase family protein, whose protein sequence is MSELTLLPEVSEFLKRQHGHFINGLPVSGKGDTFFDVVNPATEQVIAKVKEGTLAEVDAAMDAAHTAFKGVWANTTPMERGNCLNRLADLLEKHLEELAQLETLCSGKTIQLSRFLEVGSSAQFLRYFAGWATKISGETLNVSLPSFNGEKYSAFTQREPVGVVAGIIPWNFSIMISIWKLAAALTCGCTIVLKPSEFTPLTMLRVVELAKEAGVPDGVINIVNGGGREVGPALIHHSLCSKVTFTGSVPTGLAVGRSAMEGKLTRVTLELGGKNGAAFLADLPVEKIVNGIIEAGYLNQGQICAAAERFYIPSKLMDEVLAELKTRLSAMKVGSPLDETTEMGPLANKAHYEKILGLFEKARQDGSEIIYGGQPIAGAGYFVPPTIIRANSPNDVLMKEETFGPIGTFLSYDDEEELIEMMNSTPFGLAASLWTNDLSKAMRMISRIEAGTVWVNMHTFLDPAVPFGGVKSSGIGREFGSAFIEYYTELKSVMVRY, encoded by the coding sequence ATGAGTGAGTTAACCCTATTACCAGAAGTCAGCGAGTTCTTGAAGCGTCAACACGGCCATTTTATCAACGGGTTACCGGTTTCTGGCAAGGGCGATACTTTTTTTGATGTTGTTAACCCTGCCACTGAACAGGTTATTGCTAAAGTAAAAGAAGGGACTTTAGCCGAAGTTGATGCCGCAATGGATGCGGCTCATACCGCATTTAAAGGGGTTTGGGCAAATACCACACCAATGGAAAGAGGGAATTGCTTAAACCGCCTTGCTGATCTACTTGAAAAACACCTTGAAGAATTAGCCCAGCTAGAGACGTTATGTTCAGGTAAAACCATTCAATTATCTCGTTTTCTTGAAGTGGGCTCATCTGCCCAGTTCTTGCGTTATTTTGCCGGTTGGGCGACAAAAATCAGTGGAGAGACATTGAATGTCTCATTGCCTTCTTTTAATGGTGAGAAATATTCTGCATTTACTCAGCGTGAACCCGTTGGCGTTGTCGCCGGTATCATTCCTTGGAATTTTTCGATCATGATTTCCATTTGGAAATTAGCTGCCGCTTTAACATGCGGTTGCACGATTGTGTTGAAACCAAGTGAATTTACCCCGCTAACTATGCTAAGGGTGGTGGAATTAGCAAAAGAGGCAGGGGTACCTGACGGTGTAATTAATATCGTGAATGGTGGTGGTCGTGAAGTTGGGCCTGCACTGATTCATCATTCACTTTGTTCTAAAGTGACATTTACGGGTTCAGTACCAACAGGTCTGGCGGTAGGGCGCTCAGCGATGGAAGGTAAATTAACCCGAGTCACACTTGAACTTGGTGGGAAAAACGGCGCTGCATTCTTAGCTGACCTACCGGTTGAAAAAATTGTTAATGGGATTATTGAAGCGGGATATCTAAATCAAGGACAAATTTGTGCGGCTGCTGAGCGGTTCTATATTCCCTCTAAATTGATGGATGAAGTACTAGCAGAACTAAAAACGCGTTTGTCTGCGATGAAAGTGGGTTCTCCATTAGATGAAACAACCGAAATGGGGCCGTTGGCAAATAAAGCGCATTATGAAAAAATCTTAGGTCTATTTGAAAAAGCTCGCCAAGATGGCAGTGAAATTATTTATGGTGGTCAGCCCATTGCAGGTGCTGGGTATTTTGTGCCTCCAACCATTATTCGTGCTAATAGCCCAAATGATGTATTGATGAAAGAGGAAACATTTGGGCCAATAGGGACTTTCTTAAGCTACGATGATGAAGAAGAACTTATTGAGATGATGAATAGCACTCCATTTGGTTTAGCTGCGAGTTTATGGACAAATGATCTCAGTAAAGCGATGCGTATGATTTCGCGCATTGAAGCGGGAACCGTATGGGTGAATATGCATACCTTCCTTGACCCAGCAGTCCCATTTGGTGGTGTTAAGTCATCGGGTATTGGCCGTGAATTTGGTAGCGCCTTTATTGAGTATTACACAGAGTTAAAATCTGTCATGGTGCGTTATTAG
- a CDS encoding helix-turn-helix transcriptional regulator, whose translation MTSPLFEPHQQTLIDCCLNTIAHIIPVSALVYYLVNDHCQPDNYVLHGISAKMHEEYLTYFHQLDPLHPDHFRSDDLRLVRMDSEIRQQNQAFFHDFMQPNNMADMAEIFIRRKNKIIAGISVLRDSPFSQQEIMRLNAILPVAELMTFDVLPDSLVSYTPKEQEIIHLVREGASNKRIALLLGVSLSTVKTHLRNIFTKANVTNRTELVSSGFIIRQEKL comes from the coding sequence ATGACTTCACCATTATTCGAGCCTCATCAACAAACATTAATTGATTGCTGCCTAAATACCATTGCTCATATTATTCCGGTTTCCGCATTGGTGTATTACCTCGTGAATGATCATTGCCAGCCAGATAACTACGTTCTTCATGGGATCTCAGCAAAAATGCACGAAGAATATCTCACTTATTTTCACCAATTAGACCCTTTGCACCCTGACCATTTTCGCAGTGATGACTTACGCTTAGTGAGAATGGATTCTGAAATACGCCAGCAAAATCAGGCTTTTTTCCATGATTTTATGCAGCCAAATAACATGGCTGATATGGCAGAAATATTTATTCGCCGTAAAAATAAAATTATTGCGGGGATTTCGGTGCTGCGAGACAGCCCATTTAGCCAGCAAGAAATCATGCGATTAAATGCTATCTTGCCTGTCGCTGAACTAATGACATTCGATGTGTTACCCGACTCGCTAGTGTCTTATACCCCTAAAGAACAAGAAATCATCCATTTAGTACGGGAAGGCGCAAGTAATAAGCGAATTGCATTATTATTGGGAGTTTCACTATCAACAGTGAAAACCCACTTACGCAATATCTTCACTAAAGCGAATGTGACGAACCGAACCGAGCTTGTATCATCAGGGTTTATCATTCGCCAAGAAAAGCTCTAA
- a CDS encoding APC family permease: protein MNLSSKLSTHLEKGKVGFPTTLASSAGLIMASPVILTVTSGFGIGGDTFALAVLFSFIMMQAQLTTFSEAAAILPTSGSVYDYISCGMGRFWAITGALSAYLIVHVFAGTAETILSGIMALVNFEHLNTVLETSNSSWMVGVGLVVTFGILNAFGIEAFGKVEVVLTFAMWSTLVIFSVSGLMLPFHVDMDGWFGQPLNTDPTLILSFVGMAMFMFVGCELVTPMAPEIKNSAKVIPRAMTTGLFCVALCMVLFGAALANQVENVVVDPQTGTRLLETPMAIPAFAEIVMGEFGKYWIGVALLLAGGATINTLMAAVPRILYGMALDGALPRIFAYLHPRFKTPVFGILVAVMIPCLHAFAIQGDLDRIIPLVLAAVCSWGTAYLLVTISVVLLRIRRPDLHRAYRSPFFPIPQIISSVGIILAIVYITPPGMNKSDVYIPFAIMLGLTAGYALIWTVFVQKVNPFKPVDVESVLSNSFADEEMEGGQLEPLRNLA, encoded by the coding sequence ATGAATTTATCCTCAAAATTGTCGACACATTTAGAAAAAGGGAAAGTTGGCTTTCCGACCACATTGGCGAGTTCTGCCGGCTTGATTATGGCTAGCCCCGTTATTTTAACCGTTACGAGTGGATTCGGTATTGGTGGTGATACATTCGCCCTAGCGGTGTTATTCAGCTTCATTATGATGCAAGCTCAGCTAACCACATTTTCGGAGGCTGCGGCTATTCTACCAACTTCAGGGTCGGTATATGACTATATATCGTGTGGAATGGGGCGTTTTTGGGCGATAACTGGCGCACTTTCGGCTTATTTGATTGTGCATGTGTTTGCAGGAACTGCCGAAACGATCCTTTCAGGAATTATGGCGCTCGTTAACTTTGAGCATCTCAATACTGTCCTAGAGACCAGTAATTCATCTTGGATGGTCGGCGTGGGATTAGTTGTCACGTTTGGGATTTTAAATGCATTTGGTATTGAGGCCTTTGGTAAGGTCGAGGTTGTACTGACATTCGCCATGTGGTCTACGTTAGTGATTTTTAGTGTGAGCGGTTTGATGTTGCCGTTTCATGTCGATATGGACGGCTGGTTCGGTCAGCCACTTAATACGGATCCAACGCTCATCCTTAGTTTTGTGGGGATGGCAATGTTTATGTTTGTTGGTTGTGAACTTGTTACTCCAATGGCGCCTGAAATTAAAAATTCTGCCAAGGTGATCCCTCGCGCGATGACCACGGGTTTATTCTGCGTCGCACTCTGTATGGTGTTATTCGGTGCAGCTCTAGCGAACCAAGTGGAAAATGTGGTCGTTGACCCGCAAACAGGCACACGCTTACTTGAAACACCGATGGCAATCCCTGCATTCGCTGAAATTGTCATGGGCGAGTTTGGGAAGTATTGGATAGGTGTCGCATTATTATTGGCTGGTGGAGCAACCATTAATACGTTAATGGCAGCGGTACCTCGTATTCTTTATGGAATGGCGCTTGATGGGGCATTACCACGCATTTTTGCTTATTTACACCCGCGTTTCAAAACCCCGGTATTCGGTATTTTAGTCGCCGTGATGATCCCATGTTTGCATGCTTTTGCTATTCAAGGTGACCTTGACCGTATTATTCCATTGGTACTGGCGGCGGTGTGTTCTTGGGGGACGGCTTACTTGTTGGTAACGATTTCAGTGGTGTTATTGCGCATTCGTCGACCTGACTTACATCGTGCCTATCGTTCGCCTTTTTTCCCTATACCGCAAATTATTTCGAGTGTCGGAATTATTTTAGCTATTGTGTATATCACTCCTCCTGGCATGAATAAGTCGGATGTCTATATTCCCTTTGCCATTATGTTAGGTTTAACAGCAGGATATGCATTAATTTGGACTGTTTTCGTACAGAAAGTTAACCCATTTAAACCTGTAGATGTTGAATCCGTTTTATCGAATTCCTTTGCTGATGAAGAAATGGAAGGAGGCCAACTTGAGCCATTACGTAACCTCGCCTAA